The DNA window TCCGACATGCAGATGCGCATAGGATGAAACTCCCTTGGTTGAACTCGCGCCCCATGCACCGTATGCTTGCGCGAAGCACCTCTGCGGAGAGGAGAAACCCCATGCGTACCTTTACCCTTCCCGAAGCACAAACGCTGCTTCCTGTGCTGGATTCTCTGCTGCAACGCGCGCAGGAGGCAGCCTCTGTGGCCACCGTGCGCGAAAATGCGCTGGCGGGACTGTCCCAGGCCATCTTCCTCTCCGGGGGCCTGCATGTGGATCTGCAGGAAGTGTCCCGCATCAAGGCCGAACACGCCGCCGCCGTCACCCAGGCCAAGGACACATTGGCAGAGATTGAAGCCATTGGCGTGGAGGTCCGCGACCTGGCCAGTGGCCTGCTCGAATTTCCGTTTCAACTGGGAGACGAGGTTGTGATG is part of the Terriglobus sp. RCC_193 genome and encodes:
- a CDS encoding DUF2203 domain-containing protein, with translation MRTFTLPEAQTLLPVLDSLLQRAQEAASVATVRENALAGLSQAIFLSGGLHVDLQEVSRIKAEHAAAVTQAKDTLAEIEAIGVEVRDLASGLLEFPFQLGDEVVMLCWLQGEKNITQWHAVEAGWDERKPLDERFTRGDKLQ